A genomic segment from Sciurus carolinensis chromosome 1, mSciCar1.2, whole genome shotgun sequence encodes:
- the LOC124990418 gene encoding LOW QUALITY PROTEIN: basic proline-rich protein-like (The sequence of the model RefSeq protein was modified relative to this genomic sequence to represent the inferred CDS: substituted 1 base at 1 genomic stop codon) gives MMEKVMFERKSEDLQKQAGWMSEVEHASCALGQLGNVWRERGESAYCPSSPSPPPPPSQSPSPPIPPPSPXSLPPTEIPPPPSSPPPPSSPPPPSPPPLPSSPSPPPPPPLSPSSLPPPETPPPPPPPPSPSSLPPPETPPPPPSPSSLPPPEIPLPPPPPPSSPPTPPPSPPPPPPPSSLPPSPPPPPSPPPTTPPPPPSSPPTPPPSPPPPPPPSSLPPSPPPPPSPPTTTPPPPPSSPPTPPPSPPPPPPPSLPPPPPPLPPPPPPSPPPPPLPSPPPPPSPPPIPPPSPSSLPPSEIPPPSSPPPPPPSPSSPSPPLPPSPSSLPPPETPPPPSPPPTPTPSPPPPLPPSPSSPSSPSPSSLSPPDTPPPPPPSPPPPPPPPSSPPTPPPSPSSLPPPPTPPSPLIPSPPPPPSPPPLPSPSSLPPSPTPPPPPPPPSPSSLPPSPPPPPSSPPPPPSPPPSSPSS, from the exons ATGATGGAGAAGGTGATGTTTGAGCGGAAATCGGAGGACTTGCAGAAGCAAGCGGGATGGATGTCTGAAGTAGAACATGCCTCGTGTGCTCTAGGGCAACTAGGAAATGTGTGGAGAGAGCGGGGAGAGTCAG CCTACTGCCcttcatctccatcaccaccaccaccaccatcacaatcaccatcaccaccaataccaccaccatcaccataatcACTACCACCAACAgaaataccaccaccaccatcatcaccaccaccaccatcatcaccaccaccaccatcaccaccaccattgccatcatcaccatcaccaccaccaccaccaccactatcaccttcatcactaccaccaccagaaacaccaccaccaccaccaccaccaccatcaccatcatcactaccaccaccagaaacaccaccaccaccaccatcaccatcatcactaccaccaccagaaataccactaccaccaccaccaccaccatcatcaccaccaacaccaccaccatcaccaccaccaccaccaccaccatcatcactaccaccatcaccaccaccaccaccatcaccaccaccaacaacaccaccaccaccaccatcatcaccaccaacaccaccaccatcaccaccaccaccaccaccaccatcatcactaccaccatcaccaccaccaccaccatcaccaccaacaacaacaccaccaccaccaccatcatcaccaccaacaccaccaccatcaccaccaccaccaccaccaccatcattaccaccaccaccaccaccattaccaccaccaccaccaccatca ccgccaccaccaccactaccatcaccaccaccaccaccatcaccgccaccaataccaccaccatcaccatcatctctaCCACCATCAGAaataccaccaccatcatcaccaccaccaccaccgccatcaccatcatcaccatcaccaccactaccaccatcaccatcatcactaccaccaccagaaacaccaccaccaccatcaccaccaccgacaccaacaccatcaccaccaccaccactgccgCCAtcgccatcatcaccatcatcaccatcaccatcatcactatcgCCACCagacacaccaccaccaccaccaccatcaccaccaccaccaccaccaccaccatcatcaccaccaacaccaccaccatcaccatcatcactaccaccaccaccaacaccaccatcaccattaataccatcaccaccaccaccaccatcaccaccaccactaccat